The window AGGCGTTACAAATTGATCATCGCGATCTGGATCGTGGCGCTCCTGGTCGCCATACCTGCGATGTTGAACGTCAGCAATGCGGTCTCATACAATACCGACATGACGGCAGGTCAGGACAATGAGTCCCTCCGGGTCGCTCAGATCGTCGAAAAGGACTTTCAGAACTCGGTAGCGAACAGCACCTTGATCATCGTGCTGCAGTCGAACAACATGACCGATGCCCAATCCAGGGACTTCGTCCTGGAACTGCAGAAAAGGCTGGAGACATCACCGAACATCCTGTATCTAGAGGGCACCTCGTCCATCTACACCTATTCTGAAACGGTGCTCCAGACATACATCACCCAGCTTGGGGCACAGATGAGGCCGGTCGAATCACAGATCAATCAGAGCGCGTTCATGATCTGGGGCATCCCAGCACTGCACGCTTCCAACTGGGCCGCCACTGGATCCGATTCAGAAGCGTACAACATCACCATCGCGCAACTGCGGGTCATGCTGAGCAACTACGATGCCAACATCTCGGCCATGGCGCTCGGCTATTATGGGATGTTCGCGGCGACCTGGAACAGCACCGCCTCAGATTCGTCCCTGGCGAACCCGATGGTCCGGGCCACGTTCTGCGTGAACAACACGGCGCCGATGTTCATCAAGGAACTGCCGGTCGAGGCTGCCCAGAAGAAGATCATGTTCGGCGTGGTGTCCAAGATCGACCTGACCACCTTCTCCAACCCGACCGTCATCCGTGCCTTTACGCTGAACGCGATTGGCACTGCGGCCGGCATCACCGACATGGCCTTCCTGCAGCAAGTGTATGACCTGGGCCCCATCTATGACCCGCAAAAGGTCGCGGAAAAGGCGAGCTCGATCGTCAGCAACGGAACGCTGGCCACCTATCCGGTAGCCATGCCTCAGAAGCTCCTGACCAGTTTTGTCTCTCCCAGCAACCAGACCATGCTGGTGATGATGAGCTTCAGCAAGGCGGATAACTATACCGACGAGAAGGGCAACAAGCCCATATTGGAGGATGTGGACAAGGTAAGGGGCATCATCAGCGACCTTAAGTCCAGTTCCGGTTCCAAGATAACGACCTACGTCACCGGCACCGGAGCTATCTCCCAGGACATGTCGATCAGCTCCAAAAACGACATGGCGCTGATCGAGCCGATCACCATCATAATAATCATCGTGCTCATGGGTTATCTGTTCCGTACGGTCCTGGGGCAGTTCCTGCCTTTGGGTGCCGTGGGAGTGGCCATCGGTCTGAGCCAGGCACTGATCTATGTGCTCGGCACGACGCTATTGGACATCAACTACATGATCTCCACGATATTGTTCGCCATACTGATGGGCGTGGGGACGGACTATTCGATATTCATCATCACCCGTTATCGTGAAGAACGCATCAAGGGGGCCACCCGGGAACAGGCAGTGCACACCTCGGTCGTCTGGGCCGGAGAGTCCATCGTCACCAGCGCGGCAACGGTCGTCATCGCCCTGCTGGCCATGGCCACCGCGAACTTCTCGTTCGTCCAATCCATGGGCATCGTCCTTTGCGGGGCCATCGTCATCGCCCTGTTGATCGCGCTGACCCTTGTCCCCTCGATACTGATGCTCGTCGGCAACCGGATATTCTGGCCGACGACCGGCGAACGGTGGAAGAGGTTCGCGACCAACCTGATGGAGAGGAAGAAGGCGGGAAACCATGGGTATTTCCACCGGGCGGCGACATTCTCGGTGCGCCATGCCAAGGTCATCGTGATCGCTGCGGTGCTGGTCACGCTCCCCACCACCTACCTGTTCATCACGGCGGACACCAGCTTCGATTTCATCGGGGCCATGGGGGATTCCGAGAGCATCAACGGAATGAAGGCGATGAGCAATGATTTCGGCGCCGGCAGCATCCAGCCTACCCAGGTCGTGATCTCCGGAACCACTGTCATCTATGACGGCACCAATTTCAACCTGACCTATCTGGATGCGGTGGACAATATCACCGCGAGCATAGCCAGCGAATCGATGGTGCAAAAGGTGACCAGTATAACCCGGCCCTATGGCGACAAGATCGACTATTATCACCTGTCGGCGTTGCCCGAGGAAGAGCGCGCCCAGATCGTATCGGGCATGCTGCAAGGCCTGGGCAAGGACAATTCCAGCGTGATGCTGACGATCGTCCTCAAGGAGCAGCCGCAGAGCGCTGATTCGGTCGGGTTCATACCGACATTGAGGAATGACATAAACAACGCCAAATTATCCCAGGTGGCCCTGTCGAGCTCGACCATCCAGGTCGGCGGTTCGACGGCCTCTCTCTATGATATGAGCCAGAGCACTTCGAAGGAGTTCACGAACATCGAGATCATGGTGGTCGTGGGAATATTCATAGTGCTCATGGTCGTGCTGGGATCGCTGCTGCTGCCGGCCTTTGCGGTCATATCGATCGCGATGAGCATTACCTGGTCTTTCACACTGACCTCGTTCCTGTTCGGATCGGTATTGGACAAGCCAGTACTTTGGCTCGTCCCCCTGATCCTCTTCGTCCTGCTGATGGGCATCGGGATGGACTATAACGTGTTCATCCTGACCCGTATCAGGGAAGAGATCCACAAGGGAAAGGACACCGAGCAGGCCGTGGTGGACGCGGTGGACTGGACCGGCGGCATAATCACCGCCCTGGCCCTGATCATGGCCGGCGCGTTCGGTGCCATGATGATCTCCAGCAACTCGATGCTTCAGGAGTTCGGGTTCGCGTTGACCGTGGCTGTGCTGCTCGATGCGATGGTGGTCAGGACGTATATCGTCCCGGCAGCCCTGACCCTGATGGGCAAGAAGGCCTGGTGGGCACCGGGGTGGCTGCAACGCGAAGGGCGGAAGGAGAAGGCGGCAAAGAAACAGTGACCCCCGAAGCGATGCGCCCATTTTGGGCGCGGTCGAAGCTGAAACGTCTTCCAAACCCTTTCTCATTTCTCGTTCTGTGATCCAAAGCTCAACCTTGAATATCGATGACATGGTTCGAGGCACCCATGTCGATCCGGTCCAGAGCGTTATTTGTCATGATGGCGGCAGCGCTCCTAGTAATCTCTTCGATCTCGATCGCATTGATCGATTCGAACTCAAAGTTGACCAAAGACAACTCCGCTTCAAACATGAAAATACAGATGAGCTCCATATTGGAGAAAGGGCAGACGGTGGTGGCAAAGGAGATCGAAAAGGTCAGGAACCAGACATATGACCTTGCGCTTCGCCTTGGGTCGGCCGGACTGAACGGCTCGATCGTCAGGGACGAGATCAACCGTACCCTTACAATGAATCCCTATGCTGTCGACATCCTCACGTTCAACAAGAAGGGTATCGTCCAGGCGATCGAACCGGAACGTTTCCGTTATCTGGAAGGAGTGGACCTGAGCGGAGGCAACAAGACCTCCGAGCTTTTGAAGTACAAAGTATCGACCATGAGCAACACCTTCTCCTCCCGAGGAATCACTCGCGGTTCCGGATATGCCTGTCCGGTATTCGGTGCCAATGGAACGTTCATCGGGGCGGTGAGCATGTTGTACGACGTGGGGGCGCTTATGAATGCCACTCTGCCCTCCTTGACCGCGGGAACTGAGTTCACATGGTTCGCGATTCAGCTCGACGGGACGGAGATCTATGACACGGACGTGTCGCAGATCGGCATGAATACCCTCACGGATCCAAACTACGTTAACTTTACCCAGTTGGTTGCCCTGGGATGGAGATCGGTGAACGAGACGAACGGCTATGGCACATACTCCTTCGTCACGGATCTGGGCACAAAGCAGGTCGTGAGCAAGGAATGCTTCTGGACCACGGTGGGGGCTGAGACCATCCAATGGAGGCTGTTCCTGGTCCATCCTATGTGATCGATCCCGACCCAGATGAGTTCGAAGAATGATATCGGAAACATCAAGACTGTATACCCCCAGGTCATTGGCCGTGCATGCTGAAGCGGGCAAATTGGCTCATCGCTGTTTTGATGGTGGCCCTCCTCATCTCGGTCACTGCGGTAGGAACGTTGGTTTCCGACAACTCAGAGATAGACCGACAGGGTTCGGCAACTTCCACCCGTTTGCAGATGAACAGCGTCCTAAGCAAAGCCCACATGTCCGCTCAAGGGGAGATCGGCAGGCTCGACGGTCTGATGAAGAACACCAGCGCGAGCCTGGGACCTCTAGGCTTGAACGGTACATTGGTCCGGTCGGAGCTCATCCTCGCATTGGCATCTGATCCATACATCCTGGACATAATCACCTATGACAGGCATGGCGTGGTAGTGGCCGCTGAGCCGGCGAGCTATGATTACTTGGAAGGGATGAACCTCAGCACCGCGGACAATGTCGCACAGATGCTGGGCACCAAGATGCCGGTGATGAGCAATGTCATACCGCCGATCGAGGGCCTTCCCGGAGCGGTGATCGCGGCCCCGGTCTTCGACAGCGTGGGAATGTTCATCGGAGCGGTCAGCGCCCTGTTCTCCGTCTCGGCCATGATGAACAATACCCTCCCGCAACTAGCGACCGGGATGGACTTCACCTTCTGGTGCATCCAATTGGATGGCCAGGAGATATACGATACCGATCCGGCGCAGATAGGTATGAACCTCATCAACGGCTCCGACTATCAGGACTATCCGGGAGCACAAGCGATGGGCAGCAAAGTGGTCAACGAGACGTCCGGCTACATCACCTATTCCTACTTCGTCAGCCTGAGCACACAAAAGATGGTTGAGAAAGAGTGCTTCTGGACGACCGTCGGAGCATATGGCATCGAATGGCGGTTGGCGATCGCTCACCACCTATAGAGAATTGGATATCTACCTGGCAGAACGAATCGGCTCTGAATCAGGTTGGCAATCATACCAAGATATTGATGGAAGAAAAATATCGCGGCAATATTGCATCGTGTATCCTTTGAGTCATCCACTTGCATACGCGGGGTAGAGAATAGATTTCACTAGCAAGAAAAGCATCATTTGTGAATTAAATTTTCAATTCGTAAGTTAATTATGGGATTATTCTTAGCAATAGAAAATATATACTCGCCAACAAAGTGTTTTCTTAGGGGAATAATTTGGCTGACGTAAATGCAATGTTGGACAATCTAGTGCAAAGCATATTGGATGAAATACCATTGATCTTGGCCGCAATCGTCGTGCTGATCATCGGCTACATCATAGCCATATTGGTCGGCAATGCGGTAAATAAGATCGTGGAGAAGGTAGGGATCGAAAAGACCTTCGATCAGAGCGTGACCGGAAAGGCCTTCAGGGCTTCAGGCTTGGATCTGTCAGATTTCATAGGAGGAGTGGTCAAAGCGTTCATACTCATCCTAGCCATAATATTAGCGATCCAGATCCTCAATTTCGGGGGGACGATTGGCAACTACCTGACTACCATCGCCAATTACCTGCCGAGACTGCTCGGTGGGATCTTGATCCTGATCTTTGGGGCGGTCTTCGTGGATTTCCTGGCAACGTTCATCGGAAAGGTGATCCGCCCGATGTTCCCAGCGACGAAGTCTGAGATCGCTGACATGCTCAAGAACCTGTTGTTCATAGGCCTGATCGCGTTCGTGATCCTACTTTCTCTTGACACGATGCTTCTCTCTGGGCAGACCGTCTATCCGCTCATACTCGGATTCGTGATAATTGGCGCGGGCATCACCTTGACGGACGCCCTCATCAAATCCATCACCGACGATCATGCCGAATTCAAGGACGTCGCGGGATTTGCCAAGTTCGTGCTCTATGCGATATTCCTGGTAATCGGTGCAGGTGCGATCTTTGCCACGTTCTCCAATGTCACCACCATCGTGGCGAACATCTCATGGGCCTTCGCCATAGCGCTGGCGATAATGCTGATACCGGTGACGTATGCGATGATCAAGAAGATGTCGATGGCCTGACCCAGACCAATAAACCCTTTTCCTTTCTTTTTATGCCGAATTCGATTGCGTTCTCCATGGATCATTAGAACTGAATGCGAACTATTTCTTCCGCGTTCTTCCGAAGAAATGAATTCATCGCATCCACTATCCATTTCCAAACAATTCCTGTTTCCGAAGGGGCGGACCATCGAGACTACACCGCATGGAGGAGCGAGGGCAATCTACGGCGAGGAAGCAGGATGCCTCCGGTCCTTTAGCGTAGGAGGGAATGAGGTCCAGGATAATGGAATGGTTAAGATCTGCATACAGTCGTACCAAAAACGGTGAAATTGAAAGATATCCCCTTGTCCATCACCGTCATGATCCTAATGCCTGATACTTTTATTTGTAGCGCAATATCCCACCGATCTTGACCGTTGAGGTAAACGTCTTGCCAAAATCCTCGTCCTCACCGATCATGAGCACATCCGTATCGTATTGGTCCGAGATATTTTTCAGGCCCTCGATCGTTTCGATATCCAGGGAATCGCTCAAGATCAGGGTCTGCATCTGCCCAACCTTCAGTCTTTTCAAGGTTTCGTCCATTCCGGACACCTGCAGACCGTCGCTTCCGGCCTCCGACCAGAAGCGGTCCAGTATTCTCTTCTCCTGAACATAATGGCAAGTGGTCAGTTGTCCTTCTGCCGCGGCCACGGCTTCCTTCAGGCCATTTTCGTTTGTGTGTTCAACATCAAAGACCCCTGTCACCATCTTCCTGAGCTCATGATGAAGATAGTCCCCGGCCATGAAATCGTTCTTCGTCATCGCCGGTCCGCCAATGATCACTCCC of the Methanomassiliicoccales archaeon genome contains:
- a CDS encoding MMPL family transporter, with product MIFDKLANVVTRRYKLIIAIWIVALLVAIPAMLNVSNAVSYNTDMTAGQDNESLRVAQIVEKDFQNSVANSTLIIVLQSNNMTDAQSRDFVLELQKRLETSPNILYLEGTSSIYTYSETVLQTYITQLGAQMRPVESQINQSAFMIWGIPALHASNWAATGSDSEAYNITIAQLRVMLSNYDANISAMALGYYGMFAATWNSTASDSSLANPMVRATFCVNNTAPMFIKELPVEAAQKKIMFGVVSKIDLTTFSNPTVIRAFTLNAIGTAAGITDMAFLQQVYDLGPIYDPQKVAEKASSIVSNGTLATYPVAMPQKLLTSFVSPSNQTMLVMMSFSKADNYTDEKGNKPILEDVDKVRGIISDLKSSSGSKITTYVTGTGAISQDMSISSKNDMALIEPITIIIIIVLMGYLFRTVLGQFLPLGAVGVAIGLSQALIYVLGTTLLDINYMISTILFAILMGVGTDYSIFIITRYREERIKGATREQAVHTSVVWAGESIVTSAATVVIALLAMATANFSFVQSMGIVLCGAIVIALLIALTLVPSILMLVGNRIFWPTTGERWKRFATNLMERKKAGNHGYFHRAATFSVRHAKVIVIAAVLVTLPTTYLFITADTSFDFIGAMGDSESINGMKAMSNDFGAGSIQPTQVVISGTTVIYDGTNFNLTYLDAVDNITASIASESMVQKVTSITRPYGDKIDYYHLSALPEEERAQIVSGMLQGLGKDNSSVMLTIVLKEQPQSADSVGFIPTLRNDINNAKLSQVALSSSTIQVGGSTASLYDMSQSTSKEFTNIEIMVVVGIFIVLMVVLGSLLLPAFAVISIAMSITWSFTLTSFLFGSVLDKPVLWLVPLILFVLLMGIGMDYNVFILTRIREEIHKGKDTEQAVVDAVDWTGGIITALALIMAGAFGAMMISSNSMLQEFGFALTVAVLLDAMVVRTYIVPAALTLMGKKAWWAPGWLQREGRKEKAAKKQ